Part of the Halodesulfurarchaeum formicicum genome is shown below.
ATGGCGGATCTCGGGGCCCTGGAGGAGGCAGGGCTATGCGAGTTGGACGAGTTGCCGGTCAGTATCCGGATTCTCCTGGAGTCAGTGGTGCGGAACGCGGACGGCGAGTCGATCACCGAGGCGGACGTCGAGAACGCGGCCTCCTGGGAACCGGACGTCCCGGACGTAGAGGTGCCCTTCACACCCTCGCGGGTCGTCCTTCAGGACCTCACGGGCGTCCCGGCAGTCGTCGATCTGGCCGCACTCCGGTCGGCCGCGGACCGGAAAGGACGGGACCCGAACATCGTCGAACCGGAGATCCCCGCGGACCTGGTCATCGATCACAGCGTCCAGGTCGACTACTACGGCTCGCAGAGCGCCTTCGGGAAGAACGTCGAGATCGAGTACGAGCGCAACGCGGAGCGCTACCGCGCGATCAAGTGGGCCAACCAGGCCTTCGAGGACTTCAGCGTGGTTCCGCCGGGAACTGGCATCGTGCACCAGGTCAACCTGGAGTATCTCGGCCAGGTCGTTCACGACCGCGAGGAGGACGGCGAGGACTGGCTCTTCCCCGACACCCTCGTGGGCACCGACAGCCACACACCGATGATCGGCGGCATCGGGGTCGTCGGCTGGGGCGTCGGCGGTATCGAGGCCGAGGCGGCACTCCTAGGCCAGCCGATCACGATGACCCTGCCAGAGGTCGTCGGCGTGGAACTCACGGGTGAGATGCCGGAGGGGGCCACGGCGACCGACCTGGTACTCCAGGTCACGGAGAAGCTACGCGAGGTCGGTGTGGTCGATCGCTTCGTCGAGTTCTTCGGTTCCGGCGTCTCGGAGTTGACCGTCGCCGACCGGGCGACCATCTCGAATATGGCCCCCGAACAGGGCTCGACCATCAGCATGTTCCCCGTCGACGAGGCCACCCTGGAGTACCTCGAACTGACGGGCCGGGACCCCGAGCACGTCGATCTCATCGAGCGGTACCTCAAGGAACAGGGCCTGTTCGGCGAGCAGAACCCCGAGTACACCGAGACCGTCGAGATCGACCTGGGAGCCGTCGAACCGAGTTTGGCCGGCCCCAGCGAACCGGATCAGCGCATCCCGATGGGCGACATGAAGACCCACTTCCGGGGCCTGATCGAGGACGAAACCGAGTACGGCGAAGTCGATGAAACTGCCCTTTCACGCTGGCTGGAGAACGGCGGCGCGGCCCCGCCAACGGAAGCTGACGACCTGCCGCTGGGCGATCTCAACGAGCGCTACGAGATCGAGATGCCGAACGGCCGGAAAACCGAGATCGGCCACGGCAGCGTCGTGGTCAGCGCCATCACCTCCTGTACGAACACCTCGAACCCCTCGGTGATGCTCGCCGCCGGACTGCTCGCCCGGAACGCCGTCGAGGCTGGTATCGATGTCCCGCCACACGTCAAGACGAGTCTCGCGCCGGGCAGCCAGGTCGTCACCGAGTACCTGGAGGAGTCCGGCCTGCTCGAAGACCTGGAGGCACTTGGCTATCACGTCGTCGGCTACGGCTGTACGACCTGTATCGGGAACGCGGGCCCGCTCCCCGATCCCGTCGAGGAGGCCATCGACGAGCACGACCTCTGGGCGAGTAGCGTGCTCTCGGGCAACCGGAACTTCGAGGCCCGCATCCACCCGAAGATCCGGGCCAACTACCTCGGCAGCCCGCCACTCGTGGTGGCCTACGGCCTGGCTGGCCGGATGGACATCGACCTGGAGACCGATCCGCTGGGCCATGACCCCAACGGGGAGCCGGTCTACCTCGAAGACATCTGGCCCGACCAGGACGAGATCCACGAGGTCATGACCGACAGCGTGCACCGCGAGATGTTCGAGGAGAAGTACGACGACGTCCACGAGGGCGATGAGAACTGGAAGGCCCTGGACGCGCCAACCGGGGACGTGTACGACTGGGACGAGGAGTCCACCTACATCCGCGAGCCGCCCTTCTTCACGGACTTCCCGCTTGAGAAACCCGGCGTCCAGAACGTCGAGGACGCCCGCTGTCTCATGACCCTCGGAGATACCGTCACCACCGATCACATCAGCCCCGCCGGGCCGTTCAGTACCAACGTGCCGGCCGGGGAGTGGCTGGCAGACCAGGGCGTGGATCCGGCGGACTTCAACACCTACGGCGCTCGACGGGGGAACCACGAGGTCATGATGCGGGGGACCTTCGCGAACGTCCGCATCGAGAACCAGATGCTCGACGGCAAAGAGGGCGGGTACACCATCCATCACCCGACAGGCGAGGAGACCACCGTCTTCGAGGCCAGCGAGCGGTATCGTGAGGCCGACACCCCACTCGTGGTGATGGCCGGCACCGAGTTCGGCACCGGCTCCAGTCGCGACTGGGCGGCCAAAGGCACTGACCTGCTCGGCATCCGCGCGACGATCGCGGAGAGCTACGAGCGGATCTATCGGGACAACCTCATCGGCATGGGTGTGTTGCCCCTGCAGTTCCAGGACGGGGACTCCTGGGAGTCCCTGGGCCTGGATGGCAGCGAATCCTTCACGATCACCGGTCTGGAGGACGGGCTGGACGTGAACGCCGAACTGCAGGTGCAGGCCGAGCGGGCGGACGGATCAACCGTCGAGTTCCCCGTCACCGCCCAGGTCGGGACCCCGGCCGGCGTGGACTACGTCGAGCACGGTGGGATTCTGCACTACGTCCTTCGCCAGCTCCTCACGGAGTAGGGGAAACGGTTAGGGTGGCTCCACACCCCCGAACGGTATGAGCGAAGCGGACGCGATCGAGCGGGTCGAGAAGCCAGTGACCGCGAGGGGGATTCGCTCGGAGCTTTCCGAACTGGGGGTCGAAGCCGGTGACACGCTGCTCGTTCACGCCTCGCTCAGTGGCCTGGGCTGGGTGAGCGGCGGTCCACAGGCCGTCATCGAGGCCCTCCAGGCCACCGTCACCGAGTCCGGCACGCTCCTCATGCCCGCCCACACGGGCCAGTTCACCGATCCCGCCGACTGGGAGAACCCACCGGTTCCCGGGGACTGGGTCGAGACGATCAGGGAGACACAGCCCCCGTTCCGCCCCGAGGCGACCCCCAGCCGAGGCGTGGGGACGATTGCCGAGGCCTTCCGAACGTTTCCGGAGGTCTCACGCAGCGAACACCCGATTTACTCCTTTTCGGCCTGGGGAAGCGAGTCGGAACGGATTCTCGAGGACCACGCGCTGGACTACGGCCTGGGCCCGGACTCCCCACTGGGCGGACTCTACGAGCGAGGCGGCAGCGTCCTGTGTCTGGGGACGGGCCATCGGACGAACACCTCGCTCCACCTGGCCGAGTACCTGGCGGCCATCGACGCCCAGGAGCGAACCCGCCGGGCGCCAGTCCTGGAGGAGGGAAAGCGGGTCGAAGTCGAGTTCCGGGACATCGAACTCGACGTGTCGGATTTTGCCGAGCTGGGGGCGGCCTTCGAGGCCGCGGTCGGGTGTGACACCGGCACCGTCGGCGCCGCCGAGACCAAACGTATCGAGCAGCGAGCGCTGGTCGATTTCGCGGTCGAGTGGCTCGAAACCCATCGCGGCTGAGTTCAACACATACATGTCTTGTGCAACCTGAGTTGTGCTCATGGATCTCCGGACGCGGACGATCACCTGGATCGGTGTGCTCTCGATCGTCCTCTTCGGGACCGTAACCGCAAGCGCCGGGATCGGTCCGGTCTCGATCGCGCCGCTTGCGGTTCTCAAGGTGCTTTTGAACCAGCTCGCCGTCCCCACCTCGCTTTCCCTGGAACCCGCCGCGCTCTCGCTTGGCGGCCTCTCGATCCCGTGGCCCGCGCTCGGCTACACCGATGTCTTCGCTTTCGAGGTCTCACAGACCTACCGGACGATCGTCTGGACCGTTCGGATGCCTCGCATCCTTCTGGGGGCGCTCGTCGGCTTTGCCCTCTCCGTGGCCGGGTCGGTCATGCAGGGCTTCTTCCGGAACCCGATGGCCGACCCCTCCATCATCGGCGTCTCCTCCGGCGCGGCCGTCGGGGCGGTGGCGGCGATCATCCTCCCGATTCCGATCGGCCTGCGCTGGGCCGCGTTCACCACCGGGATCATCTCGGCCTTCGGCGTCTATCTCATCGCGACCGAGGACGGCCGAACCCCGGTCGCGACGCTGTTGCTCGCCGGCGTGGCCGTCCAGACCTTCCTCTCCGCGATCATCTCCTTCATGCTCACCATGGGCGGGCACAGCCTCGAACAGGCGGTGTTCTGGATGATGGGCCATCTCCACAACGCGACCTGGGAAGAGGTCGGGTTCGCTGCCCTCGTGATTCCGATCCTCTTCGTCATTCTAGCCTGGTACAGCCGCGATCTCAACGTGCTGTTGCTGGGTGAGGAGGACGCGGCAACCCTTGGGATCGAAGTCGAGCAGACCAAACGCATCCTGCTGGGTGTGTCGAGTCTGATCACCGCCGCGGCGGTCGCGGTCTCGGGCGTGATCGGTTTCGTGGGCCTGATCGTCCCGCACATGATGCGGCTGATCGTCGGGCCCGACCACCGGATCTTGCTCCCGACGAGTGCGCTCGCTGGCGCGGCCTTCCTCGTGGCCACCGACACCATCGCTCGAACGGGGGCCGGTGAGATCCCGGTCGGCATCGTCACGAGCGCGCTGGGAGCGCCGTTTTTCCTCTTCCTGCTCCGTCGCCGGGAGGTGCATTCCCTGTGAGCAGTCTGCTCCCGAGCCTGGTCGATTCCATCCGGGGGACCGCGGAGCGAGAACTCGATTCGGTGGCGCCGGGCGAGCCCATCGTGGACGTGACCGACGTGTCGGTCACCCTGGGCTCGGTCCAGGCCCTGGATTCGGTCTCTTTAGAAGTCGAACAGGGTGAATTCCTGGGCGTCATCGGCCCGAACGGTGCGGGCAAGACCACCCTCTTGCGCACGATCAGCGGCGTGCTGACACCGTCCGGCGGAACAGTCACCGTCGACGGCCAGGACATTACCGACCTGCCCTCGAAGGCGAGCAGTCGGCTGGTGGCCGTCGTGCCCCAGGAGACGAGTCTCGCCTTCGATTTCACGGTCCGAGAGGTCGTCGAGATGGGGCGCACGCCGTATCGCAATCGGCTGACCCTGGAGTCAAGCGCCGACGAGGAGATGGTCACTCAAGCCCTCGAACGGACCCGGACCGCCGGGTTCGCCGACCGGGCCATCGGCGAGGTCTCCGGAGGTGAACGGCAGCGCGTGCTGCTGGCCCGCGCGCTGGCCCAGGACACACCAGTCTTGCTGCTCGACGAACCGACCGCGAGCCTCGACATCAACCACCAGATCCGGACCCTCGAACTGGTGAAGTCACTCGTCGAGGCGGGCAAGACGATCATGGCCCCGATCCACGACCTGAACCTCGCGGCCCACTACTGTGATCGGTTGCTCCTGCTCGCGGACGGAAAGCGCACGGCGCTTGGCTCGCCGGACGAGGTGTTGACCGAATCAAACCTGGAGGCGGCGTTTGGCACCGACGCCGTCGTGACGAACAACCCGGTCACCGGCTCGGTCTACGTAATGGCGCTCCCGGATGGAGCCCGGGACCGGGACGGCCCCCACGTCCACGTCATCGGGGGTGGCGGCGCCGCCGCACGCCTGCTGTACCTGCTCGCGGCCAGCGGCTACCAGGTGACCACCGGCGCACTCAACGAGGGCGACGCCGACGTCGAAACTGCCCGCATGCTCGGGATCGACGCTGTGACTCTCGAGCCCTATGCCCCGATCGACGAGGCTTCGGCCGAAAAAGTCAAAGAGGAAGTCGAGTCGGCGGCGGTCACCGTCATCCCCGATCTCGCGATCGGGCACGGCAACCTCCCGAACCTCCGGGCCGCGGCACACGCCGATAACCTGATCCTCGTCGAGGATCGCCCGTTCGAGGAGCGCAACTACGCCGGTGTCCGAGGGGAAGAACGCTATCATTCGTTGCGGGAGCGGGGAACTGTCGTCGAGTCCCGAAACGTCCTCGAAGCAGTGGAGTCCGCGATCGAATCGAGTTAGCCCTCGAGGGCCGCCTCGATTTCGGGGTCGATCGGTGGCCGCTCGTAGCGCTCACGAAGCGTCTCGACCCGCTCGGTCGCTCGCTCCGTGAGCGTCGGCGATCCGGCGCCCACCCAGGATTCGTAGTCGCCCCGGTCGCCGATCGGCGCCTCGAAGGTCGTGGCGTCGGGCAGGGTTGCTGGGTCCCGGTCGTCGAAAAACGGAGTGCCCGGCTGGGAGTTCCGGACCGTCTCGATCGAGGGGCCCGACTCGACGGCTGCCAGAAGTGCTTGCTCGTCCCGAACCCCCTGACTGAGGGCTCTGATCCGCTCTGCGTCCAGCACCGTCTTCTCGGGGGAGACGGTGGCGTAGGTGTCGAGACCACCGGTGGCGTTCAACAGGAGGTCCGCGCCCGAATCGAGTGCCTGAGCGAGGTGTGCGGTCGACTCGGCCCCACTCTGATAGTCGATCGCTTTGGCGTCGGTTCCCGCGCCGCTACCCCGACTGGGGAGATCATAGAAGTCGGCCATCTCGACCACGACATCTTGCAGCACCGCACCGCGAGGACTCCCGGCGGCCACCGCGTCGGCCTGTGGGTCATAGACCGTTCCGGAGCGGCCCAGCACCACCGGGGTGCCGGGAGTAAGCTGCTGTACGAGCACTGCGCCGAAAACCGTCTCGGCGATCACTTGCACCGCCGCTTCGGACAGCGAGTGGGGTGCTGAGGCGCCTGGAATCGCCCCCGAGGCGACGACCAGCGGTTGCCCCGCCCGGGCGAAACGAATCAGTCCCTCGACCATCGGCTCGTTGAAGACCCGGGGTGACCGGGCGTGGAGGATCCCCAGGACGACGTGTTCTGTGAGTTCTGCCGCCCCGAATGCCGTGCGGGCCGTTTCGAGGGACGCCGCCGCCTCGGGCCCGCTCCGGGCGGTCGCGACGATCGGCTTGTCGGTCGTGAGAAAAAGCGTCTCCAGGAGTTCATAGCCGACCTCGGCCTGCTCGAACCCGCCGGGATTGCCGGGGAGCGAGTAGCCCTC
Proteins encoded:
- the btuC gene encoding vitamin B12 ABC transporter permease BtuC; translation: MDLRTRTITWIGVLSIVLFGTVTASAGIGPVSIAPLAVLKVLLNQLAVPTSLSLEPAALSLGGLSIPWPALGYTDVFAFEVSQTYRTIVWTVRMPRILLGALVGFALSVAGSVMQGFFRNPMADPSIIGVSSGAAVGAVAAIILPIPIGLRWAAFTTGIISAFGVYLIATEDGRTPVATLLLAGVAVQTFLSAIISFMLTMGGHSLEQAVFWMMGHLHNATWEEVGFAALVIPILFVILAWYSRDLNVLLLGEEDAATLGIEVEQTKRILLGVSSLITAAAVAVSGVIGFVGLIVPHMMRLIVGPDHRILLPTSALAGAAFLVATDTIARTGAGEIPVGIVTSALGAPFFLFLLRRREVHSL
- a CDS encoding heme ABC transporter ATP-binding protein, with the protein product MRGTAERELDSVAPGEPIVDVTDVSVTLGSVQALDSVSLEVEQGEFLGVIGPNGAGKTTLLRTISGVLTPSGGTVTVDGQDITDLPSKASSRLVAVVPQETSLAFDFTVREVVEMGRTPYRNRLTLESSADEEMVTQALERTRTAGFADRAIGEVSGGERQRVLLARALAQDTPVLLLDEPTASLDINHQIRTLELVKSLVEAGKTIMAPIHDLNLAAHYCDRLLLLADGKRTALGSPDEVLTESNLEAAFGTDAVVTNNPVTGSVYVMALPDGARDRDGPHVHVIGGGGAAARLLYLLAASGYQVTTGALNEGDADVETARMLGIDAVTLEPYAPIDEASAEKVKEEVESAAVTVIPDLAIGHGNLPNLRAAAHADNLILVEDRPFEERNYAGVRGEERYHSLRERGTVVESRNVLEAVESAIESS
- the acnA gene encoding aconitate hydratase AcnA, which produces MQDTGPFGAIRELEHDGETYKMADLGALEEAGLCELDELPVSIRILLESVVRNADGESITEADVENAASWEPDVPDVEVPFTPSRVVLQDLTGVPAVVDLAALRSAADRKGRDPNIVEPEIPADLVIDHSVQVDYYGSQSAFGKNVEIEYERNAERYRAIKWANQAFEDFSVVPPGTGIVHQVNLEYLGQVVHDREEDGEDWLFPDTLVGTDSHTPMIGGIGVVGWGVGGIEAEAALLGQPITMTLPEVVGVELTGEMPEGATATDLVLQVTEKLREVGVVDRFVEFFGSGVSELTVADRATISNMAPEQGSTISMFPVDEATLEYLELTGRDPEHVDLIERYLKEQGLFGEQNPEYTETVEIDLGAVEPSLAGPSEPDQRIPMGDMKTHFRGLIEDETEYGEVDETALSRWLENGGAAPPTEADDLPLGDLNERYEIEMPNGRKTEIGHGSVVVSAITSCTNTSNPSVMLAAGLLARNAVEAGIDVPPHVKTSLAPGSQVVTEYLEESGLLEDLEALGYHVVGYGCTTCIGNAGPLPDPVEEAIDEHDLWASSVLSGNRNFEARIHPKIRANYLGSPPLVVAYGLAGRMDIDLETDPLGHDPNGEPVYLEDIWPDQDEIHEVMTDSVHREMFEEKYDDVHEGDENWKALDAPTGDVYDWDEESTYIREPPFFTDFPLEKPGVQNVEDARCLMTLGDTVTTDHISPAGPFSTNVPAGEWLADQGVDPADFNTYGARRGNHEVMMRGTFANVRIENQMLDGKEGGYTIHHPTGEETTVFEASERYREADTPLVVMAGTEFGTGSSRDWAAKGTDLLGIRATIAESYERIYRDNLIGMGVLPLQFQDGDSWESLGLDGSESFTITGLEDGLDVNAELQVQAERADGSTVEFPVTAQVGTPAGVDYVEHGGILHYVLRQLLTE
- a CDS encoding aminoglycoside N(3)-acetyltransferase; this translates as MSEADAIERVEKPVTARGIRSELSELGVEAGDTLLVHASLSGLGWVSGGPQAVIEALQATVTESGTLLMPAHTGQFTDPADWENPPVPGDWVETIRETQPPFRPEATPSRGVGTIAEAFRTFPEVSRSEHPIYSFSAWGSESERILEDHALDYGLGPDSPLGGLYERGGSVLCLGTGHRTNTSLHLAEYLAAIDAQERTRRAPVLEEGKRVEVEFRDIELDVSDFAELGAAFEAAVGCDTGTVGAAETKRIEQRALVDFAVEWLETHRG
- a CDS encoding trimethylamine methyltransferase family protein, producing the protein MTERLTPSARESIHEAVLDVLATAGMRVEHPAARETLIAAGGTADGAVVTLPPAVVRDALESAPSSFDWRARDPDKSVTVGEGDPVIAPTRGPRYVKRPGETRHRATMADFERLAELVHMEPTIDVVGYDLCSPEGYSLPGNPGGFEQAEVGYELLETLFLTTDKPIVATARSGPEAAASLETARTAFGAAELTEHVVLGILHARSPRVFNEPMVEGLIRFARAGQPLVVASGAIPGASAPHSLSEAAVQVIAETVFGAVLVQQLTPGTPVVLGRSGTVYDPQADAVAAGSPRGAVLQDVVVEMADFYDLPSRGSGAGTDAKAIDYQSGAESTAHLAQALDSGADLLLNATGGLDTYATVSPEKTVLDAERIRALSQGVRDEQALLAAVESGPSIETVRNSQPGTPFFDDRDPATLPDATTFEAPIGDRGDYESWVGAGSPTLTERATERVETLRERYERPPIDPEIEAALEG